One genomic window of Solanum dulcamara chromosome 12, daSolDulc1.2, whole genome shotgun sequence includes the following:
- the LOC129876408 gene encoding lysine--tRNA ligase, with product MNSSVSTEPLSKNALKRVKKAKEKENMEQEKKAAAVVKRQMEHHNLPENDNLDPTQYLANRLRNVESLRESGINPYPHKFFITMSVPEFISRYAHLNAGEFPEDIDISLAGRVTSKRASSSKLYFYELIGGGARVQVLASARDSDIDAVQFSNYHSGVKRGDIIGVRGYPGKSKRGELSIFAQSFIVLAPCLHMLPRRLTSSVVDETQTQSFQGTTANDDTWTPGDPRNPESYVLRDQESRYRQRYLDLMMNPEVRNLFRTRARIISYVRSFLDNLEFLEVETPSMNLTAGGASARPFVTHHNELDTKLFMRVSPELYLKKLVVGGFDRVYEIGKQFRNEGMDLTHSPEFTMCEFYMAYGDYNDLMDLTEQLLSGMVKELTGSHKIRYHANGLDNEPIEIDFTPPFRKIDMLSELEKVANISIPRDLSSEAANKYLLDVCEEFDVKCPAPHTTTRLLDKLVGHFIEVNCINPTFIINHPVIMSPLAKSHRSEPGLTERFNLFVNRRELCDAYTELNDPAAQRERFAEQLKDRQLGDDEAMVLDESFITALEYGLPPTGGLGMGIDRLTMLLTDSQNVKEVILFPAMRPQ from the exons ATGAATTCATCTGTTTCAACAGAGCCACTTAGCAAGAA TGCTCTTAAGAGAGTGAAGAAGGCAAAGGAGAAGGAGAATATGGAACAGGAAAAGAAG GCTGCAGCAGTAGTTAAAAGGCAAATGGAGCATCACAATTTACCTGAGAATGATAATTTGGATCCTACT CAATACTTGGCGAACAGATTGAGGAACGTTGAGTCGTTGAGAGAATCTGGAATCAATCCATATCCACATAAATTCTTCATTACAATGTCTGTGCCTGAATTTATCAGCAGATATGCTCATCTAAATGCTGGAGAGTTTCCTGAAGACATTGACATCTCCCTAGCAG GGAGAGTGACAAGTAAGCGAGCATCATCGTCAAAACTCTATTTCTATGAGCTGATTGGTGGCGGAGCGAGAGTACAAGTACTGGCTAGTGCAAG GGATTCTGATATAGATGCTGTTCAGTTTTCTAACTATCACTCTGGAGTGAAGCGAGGTGACATCATTGGAGTCCGCGGATATCCTG GAAAAAGTAAAAGAGGAGAGCTAAGTATCTTTGCACAATCTTTTATAGTGCTAGCACCTTGTCTACACATGTTACCAAGGCGTTTGACCTCCTCTGTCGTAGATGAAACTCAGACACAG AGTTTCCAAGGAACAACAGCTAATGATGATACTTGGACTCCAGGAGATCCAAGAAATCCTGAGTCATATGTGCTAAGGGATCAG GAAAGTCGGTATCGTCAACGGTACTTAGATCTAATGATGAATCCAGAGGTTCGAAATTTGTTCAGGACTCGCGCTAGAATCATTTCTTACGTCAGGAGCTTCCTCGATAATCTTGAGTTTCTGGAG GTGGAGACTCCTTCTATGAATTTGACAGCTGGAGGAGCTTCAGCCAGACCATTTGTTACTCACCATAATGAATTGGACACAAAACTATTCATGCGTGTTTCCCCCGAGCTTTATCTTAAGAAGTTGGTTGTTGGTGGATTTGATCGTGTTTATGAGATCGGGAAGCAATTCAGGAATGAAGGAATGGATTTAACTCACTCTCCTGAATTCACAATGTGTGAATTTTATATGGCTTATGGTGATTACAACGACTTGATGGATTTGACAGAGCAGCTACTATCAG GTATGGTGAAGGAACTAACCGGAAGCCATAAAATAAGGTACCATGCTAATGGCTTGGATAATGAACCAATAGAAATTGATTTCACTCCTCCATTCAG AAAGATTGATATGTTGTCGGAGTTAGAGAAAGTGGCTAACATCAGTATACCTAGAGATCTTTCCAGTGAAGCTGCTAATAAATACTTGCTAGATGTATGTGAAGAGTTTGATGTCAAATGTCCTGCTCCTCATACCACAACACGATTGCTCGATAAG CTAGTTGGTCATTTTATTGAAGTGAACTGCATAAATCCCACTTTTATTATTAACCATCCTGTGATCATGAGCCCACTGGCAAAATCACACAGATCAGAACCTGGTTTGACTGAACGTTTCAACTTATTTGTTAACAGACGAGag CTATGCGATGCCTATACTGAACTAAATGATCCTGCAGCACAGAGAGAACGTTTCGCTGAACAATTAAAG GACCGACAATTAGGAGACGACGAGGCAATGGTTTTGGATGAATCCTTCATTACTGCATTGGAGTATGGACTACCCCCTACTGGTGGACTAGGCATGGGGATTGATAGACTTACAATGTTGCTTACAGATTCACAAAATGTCAAG GAAGTTATCCTCTTTCCAGCCATGAGACCACAATGA